The Thermotoga sp. KOL6 genome contains the following window.
AGAATTTTTGAGCTACTTGTAAACATCCAATGTTTGTTAGGATCTATGAGAAAGGCTCTTATGGAAAAGAATGCAAGGAACATGGAAAAAAAGCAAGAAAGAGCTATTGGCTCCTTTTTTCTCCTAGTGCTCACATGGTAAACGGTGAAAGAGAGAAATAAACTTGCAAAGTTTAAGATGAGCAGAATGATGGTGTTTGTATCATTTGGAAATAGGAAATACATCAAGACCAAACCAAAAAGGACGATAGTTATAAAGGGTTCATTTTCTCCCTCCTTTGATAATTAATTTAACATATCAAATTGCAATCAGTCAATACAGATTATTAGATGATATCAAAGAATGTTGTGAAAGGTCTTATAATAAATGGTTGATCACATTAATGATAAATATAACTTTTTTAATACATATGAAAAATCAGCTGTTGGAGGAGGGAAAACATGTTTTTCTACGTCAAACCAATAGGTGTGATACGATCTCCTTACAAAGATGTTTCTGAATGTCCCTTCCAGGGAAGATTTTCTCAGGAAACATTCGTTTTAGAAATCTTTCCCGAGTATGAGAAAGGTTTGAAGGACATAGAGACATGTTCGCACCTTATAGTCCTTTATTGGTTGGACAGAGCAAGGAGGGACAGTCTGATCGCTGTTCCACCACACGACAGAAAGGAACATGGAGTGTTTTCCACTCGTTCACCTCATAGACCGAATCCGATCGGCTTTGCGGTAGTGGAAATTTTAGAAGTGAAAGGAAGAAATCTGCTTGTAAAAGGATTGGACGCGATCGATGGAACACCGATCTTGGACATCAAACCTTATTCTTCCAAGATAGATTGCGTCGAGGAAGCTAAGATAGGATGGTTTGAAAAAGCCAAAGAGAAGAAGTTTTAATTTGAATCTCCCTATGGAGAGTCTTGAACACATCAAAAAGATCGAGTATAATAGATCACGGTTGTGGGGCCGTAGCTCAGTTGGGAGAGCGCTACCTTCGCACGGTAGAGGTCGTGGGTTCAAGTCCCATCGGCTCCACCAAAAAAATAAATCCCCCGCATTTGCGGGGGTACTTTTTTTCTTTGGGAATTCAGTCTTTCGGAAAGACAATGAATTTGATGGCTGTTCTCGTTTCTCCATTGATCTGAACTTCCGCAAAAGCAGGAACGCAGACAAGGTTGATTCCGCTTGGAGCAAGGTAACCCCTTGCGATAGCGATGGCTTTCACCGCTTGGTTAACTGCTCCTGCTCCAATGGCTTGAAGTTCAGCCTTGCCTTTCTCTCTGATGACACCAGCAAGAGCTCCAGCGACTTTGTTTGGGTTGGAATTAGAAGCAACTTTGAGTACTTCCATGTGTTTCTACCTCCTCTACGATGAGTGTTTCTTTATATTTTCCAGCGACATTGGTTTATTTGTTTCCTCTGGCGCGCCCGGCAGGACTCGAACCCGCAACCATCGGATCCGAAGTCCGACGCTCTATCCAATTGAGCTACGGGCGCGTGCTGGGGTGACCAGCGGGACTCGAACCCGCGACCACCTGATCCACAGTCAGGCGCTCTACCAACTGAGCTATGGTCACCACGAAAACAAAATGGCGCGCCCGGCAGGACTCGAACCTGCAACCCTCGGATTAGAAATCCGATGCTCTATCCTGTTGAGCTACGGGCGCACCAAAAACCATGGAGCGGGCGACGGGACTCGAACCCGCAACCCTCGGCTTGGAAGGCCGATGCTCTACCAATTGAGCTACACCCGCCCTTCAAAGACCCTCCAAGCACTAAAAATATTATCATATCCACTCAAAAACGTCAAGTTCCCCCGGTCAATTTTCATTGATTAAAAACTGCATGTTTCCATCCCTCTAAGGAAGTATTGAAACTCTTTTCTGCTAGAGTTCTGAGCACACCACAGGGATGTTTCCATTCCTCTAAGGAAGTATTGAAACAAGTTCAGATTGATGGACCACTCATGAAGTATGTCGTGTTTCCATTCCTCTAAGGAAGTATTGAAACCCCACCGCCGTAATGCTTGTTGGATTTGCGGATGTTGTTTCCATTCCTCTAAGGAAGTATTGAAACATATAAACCTTCTCCATTTGCCCTTCGGTGGCTCGCGTTTCCATTCCTCTAAGGAAGTATTGAAACTCTGGAAGTTCGATTAGTTAACTTTGCTGAAAGCGAGTTTCCATTCCTCTAAGGAAGTATTGAAACAGCCACTCAAAGTCTGCTATGAACGGTGGACGTCCATGTTTCCATTCCTCTAAGGAAGTATTGAAACGAGATGCCTTGTATTCTCTATTGCTTCAGTTCTGTGTTTCCATTCCTCTAAGGAAGTATTGAAACCCATCGTTGCCTGCATGCCAAATTTTGTTTCCTTTGGTTTCCATTCCTCTAAGGAAGTATTGAAACAAGTACATTACAGATGGATAAAGAGAGTTAAAATCAGTTTCCATTCCTCTAAGGAAGTATTGAAACTAGACTAACAACATCTTTCTTATACGTTGGAGAACCGTTTCCATTCCTCTAAGGAAGTATTGAAACGGTTCGGTGTAGTCTATAACGTCCTGCATAGTTGTCGTTTCCATTCCTCTAAGGAAGTATTGAAACTGAAATAAATCATGTTATCATAATCGATTGCACAATCGTTTCCATTCCTCTAAGGAAGTATTGAAACTACTTAAGCCGGATACTGTATAAGAACTCCAGTTTTGGTTTCCATTCCTCTAAGGAAGTATTGAAACGCAGACGATTGGGTGATTGCATATTGGAAGAAACCAGTGTTTCCATTCCTCTAAGGAAGTATTGAAACAGACTCATTTTAATTTGAGCATGTGAAAAAGAACGGTTTCCATTCCTCTAAGGAAGTATTGAAACTAGCTTTGCCGGTTAAAATGGCTTCTTCAATGCGTGTTTCCATTCCTCT
Protein-coding sequences here:
- a CDS encoding stage V sporulation protein S, giving the protein MEVLKVASNSNPNKVAGALAGVIREKGKAELQAIGAGAVNQAVKAIAIARGYLAPSGINLVCVPAFAEVQINGETRTAIKFIVFPKD
- the tsaA gene encoding tRNA (N6-threonylcarbamoyladenosine(37)-N6)-methyltransferase TrmO, whose amino-acid sequence is MFFYVKPIGVIRSPYKDVSECPFQGRFSQETFVLEIFPEYEKGLKDIETCSHLIVLYWLDRARRDSLIAVPPHDRKEHGVFSTRSPHRPNPIGFAVVEILEVKGRNLLVKGLDAIDGTPILDIKPYSSKIDCVEEAKIGWFEKAKEKKF